GCGCGATGGTACGGTTTCTGTCACCCAGCCAGGTTCGGTAGCGCCTGTGCAGGTCGGTTCACTGCAATTGGCTACATTCATCAACCCGGCTGGTTTGATGGCGATGGGTGAAAATCTGTACGTAGAAACGGCGGCCTCTGGCAATCCGGGTACGAATACACCCGGCACCAATGGCGCTGGCTTGCTGATGCAAAGCTTTGTAGAAACATCGAACGTGAACGTGGCAGAAGAGTTGGTCAATATGATACAGACCCAGCGCGCTTATGAAATCAACAGCAAGGCGATCACTACTTCAGACCAGATGTTGCAACGACTGTCGCAACTGTAATGAATTAACTGGCACCCATGCGGATGTATCCTGGTGGGTGAACACATGATGACCTATACAAAATTATCCCTGCTCTTGCCATTGCTGGCACTCACGGCTTGCGCCATGACGCCACCACCTATCGTGCACCAGCCCACATCCATTCCGGCGCAATCAGCCAGGCCACAAAAGCAGGCGAATGGTGCAATTTTCCAGCAAGCCACTTATCGCCCTTTGTATGAAGATGCGCGGGCCCGTCTGGTAGGCGACACCCTGACCATATCCATCGTTGAGAAAACATCTGCGGGCAAAGCTGCTGCTGCGTCCAACAGCAAGTCTGGCGCAGCTTCTTTCGCTGCACCTACGGTATTTGGTGTGCCGGCAACGACCACGGCACAGGCCAGTCTGGCGACTT
This is a stretch of genomic DNA from Undibacterium sp. KW1. It encodes these proteins:
- a CDS encoding flagellar basal body L-ring protein FlgH; this encodes MMTYTKLSLLLPLLALTACAMTPPPIVHQPTSIPAQSARPQKQANGAIFQQATYRPLYEDARARLVGDTLTISIVEKTSAGKAAAASNSKSGAASFAAPTVFGVPATTTAQASLATSSSTKYDEKGAQTASNNFTGTIAVTVIDVLPNGNLLVSGEKQLAFDKGAEFVRFSGVINPTTIAAGNVVASTQVADARFEYRSTSKIDMTEMSSMFSRFFLSFLPL